The Chloroflexota bacterium genome includes the window TCCGTAGCTGAGGATACCCTGTATTCCAACCTGGAGGCATTCGATGACGACGACAAGGAAGTTGTCCTCGTCGTCGGGGGTGGGGTCGACGTGTGGTTCGTCGGAACGCCTCCCAGATTGAACCGATTTCTCGTCGCCACTGGCCGAGTACCGTTGGAGCGGCTGCGCCCCCTGCCCTAGCCACCCGAGTACGACGGTTCACAGGATTGAACCCTGCCATAGCTGTCACGGGAAGCTGACCCCTTCTCAGTTTCCACCTACGATCAAGGGGAAGCCTGGTGGTCCTTGGGACAGATTGCGAGACTCGATCCGGTGAATGGGTAGCGCCCCACGGAACCGTGGTCACGCGGCAGTCTTGAGAGGCGGGTGTTTCGGCGGTCGGCCGCGTCGTTTGGGTGGGATCCAGCGAGGTAAGGGGATCTGGAGCCGGAGCAGTTCGCGGATGGTCCAGGGGTGATCGGCAAGGCCGGCGGCATGGCCGGTGTACGCTGGTGCCACTTGCGGGGGGCGCCGGGCGGGGCGAGCGGGCGGCGGCTGTCATGCGGCCAGCAGAAGTTGTAGGCGGTACCGACCAGCCACACGCCGGCGGTGAGGGTCGCCTCGGTGTGAGCGATGGCACGTCCGCGACGAGTGAGCGGCGCGAGGTGGGCGCGGACGGTGGCGTTGAGGCGCTCGATGTCGGCGGTGTTGATCACGGTGCCGACTGATCACGCCGCCCAGCCACAGCCGCGAGGGCGCCGCCAGCGCGAGCGCCATCCAGACCTTGCCGCCGACCTGCTTCACCCACAGCTCGTCCGCCTGCACGTGCTGGAGATCGACCTGCCCCCGCTCCACCAAGTGCTCATGCACCCGCTGGCAGTGCTGCCCGGCACCCGCGAGCCAGCGCGCCACCGTGCGCTCGTCGGGCCCAAACGCCGCCACAATCGCTTGCGTTGGGCAGCCATGACTCAGCAGCGTCAGCACCAGCACCGCCAGCTCAGCCGGCGTCTGCAGCCGATAGAACGGCGTCCCGACCGTCTCAGCGAAAGGTCCGCTTGCACCGCCGACACTGGTACCGCCGGTCCGCCTGACTGTGGATCCGGATGTTGCTTCCACCGACAATGCCACGCTCAGGGCAGTCCGAGTTGTGGCAGAATTGCCGCTGTGGGTCCATCGGTGCCTCCAGATGATGGGATGTAGGAGTTGCATCACCTGCAATGCCTGATGGACCCGCTTTTTGTCAGGCCCGCCCCTCGTTCCGCTTACTCTGCACAGTTGAGTGGGGTGCTACCAAGCTGCCACCTTCGTGACTGATTTCGGTGAGCAGTTGCCTGACAGGCAATATCCCGATAGAGGGTGAATCGTCGATGCTGTGAGGTTGGCGTCGACGCGTCTTACGTGATAGCGTGTCGCAGGTCAGGATGCCTGTCGGACGTTAGGGACTGTCAAGTAAAAACTGTCTCAAAGGGACGTGAGCGTGGACGGGGCTGGGGCTCGCGATCGAGTTGCTGGCCGGCGCGCTCGTCGGGTCGGCGACCGGGCGGGACGTGCGCGGTACCCTCGACTCGCAGCACCCGGCCTCCAAGGGCGACCTGTTCATCGCCATCGACCCCGGCTCGCTCGCCGGCTCCGGTGACCTGGCGGAGCGGGCCGGAGCGTACCTGGACGAGGTCCGCTCGTCCAGGCCCATTGGCCCGGCCGCACCACCCCGCATCCCCGGCGACCGGGCACGAGCCTGCCGGGCCGGACGGCTGACCGACGGCATCGTGCTCTCCCGCGAAGCCTGGGAAGCGGCGATCGCGCTCCGAGAGCCGCGCGTCGCGGTCGGCGCGACCGGCTGAGACCACGGCGCCCCGCCGCTCGCGCCCCGCGTTCCAGCGCGGGGGCCAGACCGGCGAGGCGCGATCTCTCGCGGTCGCTTACCGGCGGACCGGGCGACGGTCGGCCGGCCAGGCCATCCGGAAGGCCGGGCCCCCGATCAGCGCCAGATCCAATCGCCCCGCCTCGGCGATGGACTCCAGCTGCTCGCGCGTCAGCGTCGAGCCGAACGCCGCCACGTTCTGTCGAATCTCCTGGGGCGAGATCATGCCCGGCACCGTCTGGTCCACCAGCGGCTCGGTGTACGAGTAGGCCAGCGCCGCCTCGCGAATCGAGACGCCGAGCTCGGCGCAGCGACGCTCCATCATACTCACCGCGTCCGCCACCTCGGGCAGGGCCGGGAAGTACGTGTAGAGGCCCCCTTCGGCACCGGTGGCCAGGATGCTGCCCCCAAACGGTGCCGCTGCGATGGTCGCCACGCCCTTCGCTCGGGCCGCTTCCAGCAGGCCACTCGTCCTGGCGGTCGGGTTGAGTAGGGTGTAGAGACGCGGGAACTGGATCGCGTCGAACTCGCCGCACTCCACCGCGAGCTGCAACGGCTTGAGCGTCCCCGTCGCCACGCCAACGGTGCCCAACAGTCCCTCGGACTGGAGCTTGCGCATCGCCTCCAACGCGCCGCCCGGCCCGAGGATCGTCTGCATGTCGTGCTCGTCGCGCGGGTCGTGCACGAACATCAGCGGGATCTTTTCGATCCGCAGCTCCTTCAGGCTGCGCTCGGCGCTGGCCCGGACCTGATCCGCGCTGAACCCCTTGCCGTGCCCGAACTTCGTGAAGATCAGCAGGTCGTCCGGTGCCCCCGCCGCCGGCAGCAGTCGCCCGAGGAGCGCCTCATTCTCGTACGCCTCGGCGGTGTGGATGCAGCGGATGCCCGCCGCGAAGGCGGCCCGCAGGGTGGCGACGATCGCCTCGTCACCTTCCAGGCGAGTCTGCTCCGGCCCCTGGCCGCCCCACCCGTAGGCACCGATGGCGAGCCCAGTGGTACGGAGGCCGGTCCGGCCCAGGGTGACCCATGGGACCGCGGGCAGCGATGTTGGTGCACTCATACTCTGTATATCCTCTGAGGCTCTGGAATTGGTCCTGCAGGCCGGCCCCTCCCGACTGCGTTGGAGAGAGGACGGCGAGAGGTTTGTCTACTGGCGGCGCCGGTCCCACACCGTCGGGTTGATGAGGCCATCTGGGCGCTCGCCGCGCAGCACTCGGACGACGTTCTCGGCGGCCGCATGCATCGAGGCCATCGCCGCGGTTTCGGTGCTGCCGGCCGCGTGCGGCGCCAACACCACGTTGTCGAGGTTACGGAACAGGCTGTCGTGGTTCGGCTCGACGACCCGCACGTCGAGCGCGGCGCCGGCGATCCGCTGCTCCGAGAGCGCCCGGTACAGCGCCTGCTCGTCCACCAGCGGGCCGCGCGCGGCGTTGACGAGATACGCCGTCGGCTTCATCAGCCCGAGGGTACGGTCGTTGACCGTGTTCTCGGTCTCGGCCGACGACGGCAGGTGCAGTGTCACGAAGTCGCTCTCGGCGAAGACGCGCTCCAGCGGCGCCAGCTCGATGCCGTGCTCCCGAGCGAAGTCCTGCTGGGGATAGGGCTCGTAGGCCAGAATCTTCATGTCGAAGCCGCGCGCCCGCCGCGCCACGCCCCGCCCGATATTGCCCAGCCCGACGATCCCAAGCGTCTTCTGCCAGACGTCCCCGCCGATCCGCGTCTGCCAGATGCCGCCCTTGACCTCGCGGTCGAACAGCGGGATCCAACGGGCCACGCCGAGCAACAGCCCCATCGTGAAGTCCGCCACGGCGTTGGCGTTGGCACCGGGCGTGTTGCTGACGACGACGCCCCGTTCCGTCGCCGCTGGGATGTCCACCGCGTCGTAGCCGATGCCGATTCGCGAGACGTGGCGCAGGGTGGGCGCGCCATCGAACACCTCGGCGGTGTACGGCTCGATGATCGCGACGACCGCGTCGCAGCCGTCGAGCGCTCGGATCAACTCGGCGGCCGGCGTCTGCGGGTTGGCCGGAACGTAGCGCACCTCGTGGCCGGCCGCGTACAGCGGCGCCAGCGGGCCGTCCGGACTCAAGTTTGCGTAGCGGCGCGTCACCAGGACCGTCGCCATCGAGCTATCTCCTTCTGGTGGCGCCCGACGACGGCCCACGCCCGGCGCACGTCAGAGAAGGGCCCCTTCCCTGCACGTCGGGCATCGGCCGGCCTGGGCGCGTCCTCGTCAGGCGGGCCGGATCAGCTTCCGAACCGCGTCGATGCCGCGAGTCAGGCCCTCCGCGAACAGGCGGTGGTCCGCACCGTAGGCGATGGCGCGATACCCCGTCGCCATCCACTCTTTGGCCATCTCCAGGCTGCCGGCGGCCACCCCGCACGGCTTGCCGTTCCGGTCCGCCACATCGGCCACCCGCTTCATGGCGTCCTGGAACGCCGCCGACTTGAACTGGCCGGGGATGCCCATCTGGATCGAGAGGTCGTTGTGGCCGATCCAGAGACAGTCGATCCCATCCGTGGCGCCGATCGCCTCCAGATTCTCCAGCCCGGACGGCGACTCGATCTGGGCGATGATGAACGTCCGCTCGTCAATCGCCGCGATCTTGTCAGTCAGGCTTGCCTGCTCATAGTCGTCCTGGGCCATCCCGAAGCCGGCCCCTCGCCGACCACGCGGCGGGTAGCGGGTGGCGTCCACGATCCGCCGCGCCTGCTCTCCAGACTCGACCATCGGAATCATCAGCCCCAGCATCCCAACGTCCAGGGCGCGAGCCATGAAGCTGTATTCGGTGGCCGGCACGCGGCACATCGGCACCGGCGAAGGGCCCCGCGAGGACGCCGCCAGCATGCGCAGCGTCTCGAAGGACATACCGGTGTGCTCCATGTCGTAGATGGCGAACTCCGCGCCGGTGTGGCCCATCAAGCGCGGGATGCCGGGCACGAAGAGCTCGAACAGCATCGTGCCGATGGCGGTTCCGCCACGCTGGAGCTTCGATTTCACCGGGTTGTCGCGCACGGGGAGCCTCCCTCACATTGCTCCGTCGGTAGACGGGACGGTCCCGATCGTGGCCTGACAGTCGCGCGGCCGGGCGGCGTGCCGGCACATGCCGGACCTGCCGCGCCCCGCGGTGTCCGTCCTGCATCCATCAGATCAGGGCCGGACTGCGAAGACGCTGGCCCTTGAGCGCCGCGATCTCCGCCGCGACACGCTCCTCGATCGGGATGCGCTCGATGGCCGATTCCCCGAAGAAGCCGTGGACGTCCGTGTGGGCGTACAGCGCCTCGGTGTCGTCCGGCCGGGCAAACGGGCCACCGTGGGCCAGGCAGAAGACGCTCGGGTTGACGCGCTGCGCCGCCGTGACGATGGCCTGGACGTGCGCCAGCGACTCCTTCAGCGGAAGCCGCGGCTCCTTCGGGCCGACCATCCCGCCCACGGTCAGGCCGCAGCGCGCGACGATCACGTCCGCGCCGGCCTGCGTGAGCCCGCGCGCGTGCTCTTCCGAGAAGGCGAACCCGATCGTGAACAGGTCGCGGGCGTGCGCCAGCGACAGCAGCTCGTACTCGCGCTCGATGCCCTGGCCGACGTCCGAGCGCGCCAGCCCCCAACTCGGGATCGCCCCGACGGACGGGAAGTTGCCGACGCCGTCAAACCGAAGCTGCTGGAGCTCGTCCAGCACGCGCGGCAGGCGGCGGCGGGTGGGGTCGGTCGCCTCGACGCCGGCAATGATCGAGGTCCGCTCGACCACGTTGTCGATCTGCGGGTACAGCGACAGCATCATCGCGGTGGCGTTGCCGAGCGTGACGGTGGTGGGAAGCCCCTGCATCCGCGACACGCCGGTGCAGAGGACGACGATCAGGTCCGCACCGGCGACCTCGGCGCACTTGGCGACGATGCCGGAGCCGGCCCCGACCGCGATGATCGGCTCGCCGCGCGCGAGGGTCTGCTTGAGCCGTTCGAGTATGGTGGCACGGGTGAAGGCGCGCTCTGGGGTGACCATGCTGCTACCTCGTTCCGGGCGTGCCGGCCGCCGCGAGAACGCGCGGGTGCTTCGACTTGAAGGCCTTGATCGCGTCGATGACCGCCGCCTCGACGGGGATCCGCTCGACGCTGGACGCCCCGAGGAAACCCTGGGCGTCGGTGTGGTCGTACAGGTACCGGGTATCCGTCGGGCCGGAGATCGGGCCGCCGTGGGAGAGGCAGATGATCTCCGGGTTCTCGCGGCGGGCCAGGTCGATCAGCTTCTGGACGTGCTCGGCGGCCGCCTCCAACGACATCGCCGAGGCACCGGCACCGGCCAGGCCACCGGTGGTCCAGCCGGCGTGCGGCACGATCACGTCAGCGCCGGCCGCCGCCAGTCCCTGCGTCTGCTCCTCGGTGTAGCCGTAGCAGCAGGTGAAGTACTCCAGCCTGCGGGCGATCCGGACCATCTCGAAGTCCCGCTCGACGCCCAGTCCGACGCTGCGGCGGTCGCGGTTGCGGGCGGTGCTCGGGCCGGTGGTCGGGAAGTTGATCAGGCCATCGAAGCCGGTCGCGCGGAAGTCGTCGACGAGGCGCTCCAGGTCGAAGTAGGTCGGGTCCTGGGCCTCGGCCCCGCCGATGATCGGCGTCTGGGTCACCACATTGGCGATCTCGGGATACATTGCCAGCGTGGACGGGTTGGCGTGGTTCATCGTGTGGGTGGTGGGCAGTCCCATCAGGCGAGAGGTGCCGGTGTTGTAGACGATGATGAGATCGGCGCCGCCGGCCTCGGCCGACTTCGCGATCAGCCCGGAGCTGCTGCCCGCGCCGATGATCGGCTTGCGCTCGGCGATACTCTGCCGGAGGCGGGCCAGAATCTTGGCGCGGGTGAACGGTCGTCGATCCGCCACGAGGTGCTCCTTGGTACGGAGAGCGCATCCGGCTCGCGCCGCGCACGGCGTCGCCGGATGCCCGTCGAACGGCACCGGTGTCGCCGGCGCGCGTTCAGGTCGCGATCAGATCGGCGACTCCATCGCCCAGTCCGGCACCTCGCGGTTCTTGACCGGGTCGCCGTGCAGCTCCCGCAGCAGGTGCCCGTCCCGGCCCTTGCCTTCGATCTGGGTCGCGAAGCCGACCCCCTCGAAGTGCTGCTCCGGGTTGAGCGCCCCGTGCTCGTAGCCCATGCCGGCCGCGAGCATCATGCCGGGGCGCATTGGGAATTCGCGGTCGTCGTAGTTCAAGGTGAAGTTGCCCCGGAACACAAACCAGTACTCGTCGCCGTCGTGGAAGTGGTAATCGCACGGCTTGTCGGGGCGGAACTGGAAAATCTCGGTTCGGATCGCCTCCTTCCAGGTGCCGGAGATCCGTACCAGTTCGACGGTCGAGCTGGAGATGTTGCGGATCGTCGCCCCGGTCGGCGGGATGTCCAGCCAGTCGCGGCGGCGCAGGGTCACGCGGCCGTACGCCGTCTCGACGTGTGCCTCCCCGACCAGCACCACGATCCGCTCCTTCAGGGACGTCGGCGTGATGGTGATCTCGGTCGGGTCGGCCTGCGCCTGGGGCGCCGCCCAGACGGCCTGGTGACCGGCCGCCAGGGCCTCGGCAGTTGAATGGACCTGCGGCGTCCTGTTCCGGCCGAGGTAGATAAACTCGTAGTCGTCGATGTCCACCCAGGGCAGCTTCTGCTCTTTGAGGGTCTCGCGCGTGTACACCGGCATGGTCGTCCACTCCTCGTGATCTGGGGCGGAGCGGGCGGGGCAGCCCGCCCCCCGGTCGCCTTAGCTGGTCTTGCGGGCCGACGCGCGCAGCGTCTGGGTCTTGAAGCCGCGCGCCGCGTTCATGATCCCCTGCTCGATCGGGATGCGCTCTAGGCTGGATGCCCCGACGAAACCCTGGGCGTCCGTCCGCTCGTAGAGGACCTTGGTGTCCTCGGGGGTGGCGAGCGGGCCGCCGTGGGCGAGGCAGATGACCTCGCGGTTCTCCTTCCAGGTGGCGTCGATCATCGTCTGGACTTCCTCGCAGCCCCGATCCAGCGACATCGCGGCGTCGCCGGCCCCCGAGAGCCCGCCAACGGTCCACCCG containing:
- a CDS encoding Ldh family oxidoreductase encodes the protein MGLAIELLAGALVGSATGRDVRGTLDSQHPASKGDLFIAIDPGSLAGSGDLAERAGAYLDEVRSSRPIGPAAPPRIPGDRARACRAGRLTDGIVLSREAWEAAIALREPRVAVGATG
- a CDS encoding aldo/keto reductase, which codes for MSAPTSLPAVPWVTLGRTGLRTTGLAIGAYGWGGQGPEQTRLEGDEAIVATLRAAFAAGIRCIHTAEAYENEALLGRLLPAAGAPDDLLIFTKFGHGKGFSADQVRASAERSLKELRIEKIPLMFVHDPRDEHDMQTILGPGGALEAMRKLQSEGLLGTVGVATGTLKPLQLAVECGEFDAIQFPRLYTLLNPTARTSGLLEAARAKGVATIAAAPFGGSILATGAEGGLYTYFPALPEVADAVSMMERRCAELGVSIREAALAYSYTEPLVDQTVPGMISPQEIRQNVAAFGSTLTREQLESIAEAGRLDLALIGGPAFRMAWPADRRPVRR
- a CDS encoding phosphoglycerate dehydrogenase: MATVLVTRRYANLSPDGPLAPLYAAGHEVRYVPANPQTPAAELIRALDGCDAVVAIIEPYTAEVFDGAPTLRHVSRIGIGYDAVDIPAATERGVVVSNTPGANANAVADFTMGLLLGVARWIPLFDREVKGGIWQTRIGGDVWQKTLGIVGLGNIGRGVARRARGFDMKILAYEPYPQQDFAREHGIELAPLERVFAESDFVTLHLPSSAETENTVNDRTLGLMKPTAYLVNAARGPLVDEQALYRALSEQRIAGAALDVRVVEPNHDSLFRNLDNVVLAPHAAGSTETAAMASMHAAAENVVRVLRGERPDGLINPTVWDRRRQ
- a CDS encoding aldolase → MRDNPVKSKLQRGGTAIGTMLFELFVPGIPRLMGHTGAEFAIYDMEHTGMSFETLRMLAASSRGPSPVPMCRVPATEYSFMARALDVGMLGLMIPMVESGEQARRIVDATRYPPRGRRGAGFGMAQDDYEQASLTDKIAAIDERTFIIAQIESPSGLENLEAIGATDGIDCLWIGHNDLSIQMGIPGQFKSAAFQDAMKRVADVADRNGKPCGVAAGSLEMAKEWMATGYRAIAYGADHRLFAEGLTRGIDAVRKLIRPA
- a CDS encoding phosphoenolpyruvate hydrolase family protein — protein: MVTPERAFTRATILERLKQTLARGEPIIAVGAGSGIVAKCAEVAGADLIVVLCTGVSRMQGLPTTVTLGNATAMMLSLYPQIDNVVERTSIIAGVEATDPTRRRLPRVLDELQQLRFDGVGNFPSVGAIPSWGLARSDVGQGIEREYELLSLAHARDLFTIGFAFSEEHARGLTQAGADVIVARCGLTVGGMVGPKEPRLPLKESLAHVQAIVTAAQRVNPSVFCLAHGGPFARPDDTEALYAHTDVHGFFGESAIERIPIEERVAAEIAALKGQRLRSPALI
- a CDS encoding phosphoenolpyruvate hydrolase family protein; the encoded protein is MADRRPFTRAKILARLRQSIAERKPIIGAGSSSGLIAKSAEAGGADLIIVYNTGTSRLMGLPTTHTMNHANPSTLAMYPEIANVVTQTPIIGGAEAQDPTYFDLERLVDDFRATGFDGLINFPTTGPSTARNRDRRSVGLGVERDFEMVRIARRLEYFTCCYGYTEEQTQGLAAAGADVIVPHAGWTTGGLAGAGASAMSLEAAAEHVQKLIDLARRENPEIICLSHGGPISGPTDTRYLYDHTDAQGFLGASSVERIPVEAAVIDAIKAFKSKHPRVLAAAGTPGTR
- a CDS encoding cupin domain-containing protein, whose amino-acid sequence is MPVYTRETLKEQKLPWVDIDDYEFIYLGRNRTPQVHSTAEALAAGHQAVWAAPQAQADPTEITITPTSLKERIVVLVGEAHVETAYGRVTLRRRDWLDIPPTGATIRNISSSTVELVRISGTWKEAIRTEIFQFRPDKPCDYHFHDGDEYWFVFRGNFTLNYDDREFPMRPGMMLAAGMGYEHGALNPEQHFEGVGFATQIEGKGRDGHLLRELHGDPVKNREVPDWAMESPI